In Gossypium raimondii isolate GPD5lz chromosome 12, ASM2569854v1, whole genome shotgun sequence, a single window of DNA contains:
- the LOC105764065 gene encoding bZIP transcription factor 53 has protein sequence MATVQKPASSSDSDPRYANIDEKKRKRMLSNRESARRSRMKKQKLLEDLVNEVSALQKNNTQICEKIKFTTQRFVKMEASNSVLRAQVIELTESLQSLNSMLQMVEDVSGYDVDIPEIPDPLMKPWQLPCATQPICSTFDG, from the coding sequence ATGGCTACTGTGCAAAAACCGGCGAGTTCCTCCGATTCCGACCCAAGATACGCCAACATCGAcgagaagaaaaggaagagGATGCTGTCGAACCGTGAATCAGCGAGGCGATCGCGTATGAAGAAACAAAAGCTACTCGAAGATTTAGTTAACGAAGTGAGTGCATTGCAGAAAAATAACACCCAGATCTGTGAAAAGATCAAGTTCACAACCCAACGCTTCGTCAAAATGGAAGCTTCCAACAGTGTCTTAAGAGCTCAAGTAATTGAATTGACCGAGAGCTTGCAGTCCTTGAACTCGATGCTGCAAATGGTGGAAGACGTAAGCGGGTACGACGTCGATATCCCGGAGATCCCCGATCCTCTGATGAAGCCATGGCAACTTCCTTGTGCGACGCAGCCGATATGCTCGACTTTTGatggataa